A genome region from Natronolimnobius baerhuensis includes the following:
- a CDS encoding SHOCT domain-containing protein, whose translation MTTDDSLVRTLLIVIVAILLFPLLAMALMMPLMGIWGGGHMWNGMWNGSDSGWMWLLMGIIPLIVLFGIGSLLYSAVRQSNENQSDPAIQELRSAYARGELTEEEFEKRRERLERDR comes from the coding sequence ATGACAACCGATGACTCCCTCGTCCGAACGCTGTTGATTGTTATCGTCGCGATTCTGCTCTTCCCCCTTCTTGCGATGGCGCTGATGATGCCGTTGATGGGGATATGGGGAGGCGGACATATGTGGAACGGGATGTGGAATGGTAGCGACAGCGGATGGATGTGGCTCCTCATGGGAATCATCCCGTTGATCGTTCTCTTCGGAATCGGCTCTCTCCTGTATAGCGCGGTTCGACAGTCGAACGAAAATCAATCTGATCCCGCCATTCAAGAACTTCGGTCGGCATACGCCCGAGGCGAACTCACCGAGGAAGAGTTCGAGAAGCGCCGCGAACGGCTGGAACGAGATCGATAG
- a CDS encoding helix-turn-helix transcriptional regulator, with amino-acid sequence MILLIGGGATWEAYQQWVALEGMEDHMGSSMAAMHGTHPVWYLLGTVFIASVTVGVYVGVRDRIISPSDKLTPGEPSDDTTGVEDPENLSRDQTAQRTESEAKRQILDLLPDDEKRILEPVLTSPGLTQIELRDRSNFSKSKVSQTVTDLEKRGLLYREPQGRTYRIYPAEDIENQL; translated from the coding sequence ATGATACTCCTCATCGGAGGGGGTGCCACCTGGGAGGCGTATCAGCAGTGGGTCGCCCTCGAGGGGATGGAAGATCACATGGGGTCGTCGATGGCGGCGATGCACGGGACCCACCCAGTCTGGTATCTGCTTGGAACTGTATTTATCGCAAGTGTAACCGTCGGTGTGTACGTTGGCGTTCGTGATCGGATTATCTCTCCGTCGGATAAACTAACACCGGGTGAGCCGAGCGACGACACAACTGGTGTAGAAGATCCGGAAAACCTCTCGAGAGACCAGACAGCACAACGTACCGAAAGTGAAGCAAAACGCCAGATCTTGGACCTCCTTCCGGATGACGAGAAACGCATTCTCGAGCCAGTTCTCACATCCCCGGGCCTCACGCAGATCGAGCTTAGGGACCGATCAAATTTTTCGAAAAGCAAGGTCAGCCAAACGGTCACCGACCTAGAAAAGCGAGGATTGCTGTATCGAGAACCTCAGGGTCGGACATACCGAATCTATCCCGCAGAGGACATCGAGAACCAACTGTAG